AGCCTATCGGCTATATGGATTTTGTCTGATAAAGGCTTATAGACATGAGAAACGCCGCCTGTAGCTATTACAAAGGTCTCCTCTCCTATTTCTCGGTTGATTCTCTCTATGAAACCTTCTACCATACCTAGATACCCATATACCATACCACTTTGCATACAACTCACAGTGTCTAATCCTAGAACGGATTTAGGTGCTTGTAGCTCTATTTCTAGGAGCTGTGCAGTATCTTGTATTAAACTTTTAAGAGAGGTAATAATTCCAGGAGCAATAATAGCCCCCAAAGTTTCGCCGCTGTGAGAAATACAACTAGCCGTGAGTGCAGTACCAAAATCAAAAATTATCTTTGATTTATTAGGATAGAGATGATGAGCCGCAACTAAATTTGCATAGATGTCGGTACCCATTTGTTTGGACTTTGGTTTAACTTCAGAGGGTGTATTCCTATCTACCAAAATAGGTTTTAGGTGGTGTATTTTTTCTAATGCTCTTACAATGTCGTTGGTCATTTGTGGTACAACGGAGCCTATTATCAGTTGGTCTATTTCTTCAGGTTTGATGTCATAAGATTGATAATGCATCAGAAACTGAACAAAAAGTTCGTCTTTAGTTCGGTAGGGTTTAGTGTTAATAACCCACGAGAGGCTACATTCCTCATTGTTGAATAATCCAAAACGGATATTGGTATTTCCGATGTTGACTACAATGGTTTTCATAATGATAATTATTTTTCAGCAGATAAATTATTTTACTTCTAAAAAGTTATCTTCTGGATTTACATCTGCTAATCTTTGTGAAAAATCAATGCCTAGAACGGAAATTTGTTCTTTGGTAAAAGGTATCTCAAAAGTGTATTCTAAGGAAGTCCAATTCCAATAATCCAAAGTAGTGAAATTGCCTAAAAAGTCAGATTTTTTAGGAGTTCTCATCATATTTAATGGGATATGGTAAGAAGTTATTTTTTTATCTTTGGTAAGTACTCCAAAATCTATAGGCATAGGAACTCCACCTTTATTTACTAAAGTAATGGTAGTAGAGTTAGTATTGTATTTTACCTCTTTTATGGCATAGTCTATGGTTTTGGTGGTGTTAATCCAGTAGTGTTTAAACCATTTTAAATCCATACCAGATATTTTTTGAGCAATATGGAGAAAATCTCTATCGGTAGGATGTTTTAGATGCCATTCATCATAGTATTTTAGTAGTGTGGTCTTCAGAAGGTCTTCTCCCATAATATAGCCGAGCTGCACTAAGAAAAGCTCTCCTTTAGTATAAGACGCTACAGAGTAGGCTGTGCCGTCGTCGTGATGGTCAGCAAACCAAACAGCAGGTTCTTCTTTTCCTGTTTTTACAAACTTTCTATAACCTTCTAAAGCACCTACAAAAGGGTTTGGCCAAGCCTCTTTAGGAGGAAAAAGCTGATACATAGCAAAGTCTTCGGCGTAAGAAGTAAAACCTTCATCTAGCCAAGGTGTGGTACTTTCGTTGGTTGCTAACATATGCTGATACCAAGAGTGTGCACCTTCGTGAGCCATTAGCCCAACTAGGCTTTCTAAACTTTTGGCTTCTCCAAGTATCATAGTACACATACCATACTCCATACCACCATCGCCACCTTGTACAAATGAATAGCTAGGATAAACATAGCGACCGAAGTTAGCATTCATGATTTGAAAAAACTTATTAACATAAGGTTTAGCTTGTTTCCAATACTCGGTTTTTTCATTTTTTTGATAAACGAAATAGACTTTCGGTCCATCAGGTACAATAAATTCCTCTACGGAATAGTCTGGGTCTGCCGCCCAAGCAAAGTCTAGAATATTCTTTGCTGTCCAATTCCAAGTCGCTTTACCATTGGCATCTGTTTTAGGTTTAGACTGCAAAGAGTAGCCTTTAACTTCGGTAGGGTTTGTAAGTGTTCCGCCTGCACCTATAACATAGCTAGGGTCTATTTTGATATTGATGTTATAATCCGAAAAAGGAGCGTGGAATTCTCTCCCTATATAATCAAAAGTTGCCCAGCCATCGTAATCGTATTCTGCTAGTTTAGGGTACCATTGGGTCATAGTCATTTCTATGCCTTCTCGGTTTTGTCTTCCTGCTCTTCGGATTTGATAAGGGATATTAGCGTCCCAATCCATAGTGAAAGTAGTCGTAGAGTTTGGCTTTATAGACTGATTTAGATAGACCTTCATAATGGTTCCTTGAATTTCAAACTGGAGTTCTTTTCCATTTTGTTTAATCCAATTTACTTTTTGGTTGCCTTCTTTTCCTTCGGGAATAGAAGCTAATCTAGAAACTATTTTTCCTGCTTTATTTTTTTCTACTAGCCTTTTGTCGGCATTATCGCCTTGGTTTCTTACTCTTTCATCCATCATAGAGTTTGGTTTAAAGGCATTCCAATAGAGATGAAAGTAAACTTCCTTTAGCTCATCAGGAGAATTGTTGGTATAAGTAACGGACTGCTTGCCGTGGTAAGTGTAGTTATTAACATCTACATCAATATCCATATTGTAGCTAGCGTGTTGTTGGTAGTATTTACCTTTTTGTGCATATCCCAACGAGGTTAAAAAAAGCGATAATGATAGAAAAAAATATTTTTTCATTTTTCTGATAATTTTTAGTCTTCAAATATAACAAAATCTCATTTATTCACTATTTGAGTGGATTTCTAGTGAAAAAAGGTAACTTTGCAAGCGTAATAAAGACAACAAAATATTAAATTATGGCTACAGAACAAGAGCTTTGGGGTAGGGTAGAACAGTTTTTTGTAGAGCATTTTCAGAGTGAACGCAATCCGCCTTTGGAAACGATATTATTTCTCATAGGCGTTCAAGAATTGGGTGGTGGGAAACAAAAATATACCAAAGATGACAAACTAAATCTTCTCCATATAGCGGTGTGTAGGTTATTAGAGCCGTTTGGTTATTATAAATTTAAAGAGTACGATGCGGAAGGCTGGCCTCACTACGAGGAGCTAGAGCCTCTGCCTGAGCTAAAACCTAATGAGCAAAGTATTCTGATGAAAAAAGCAATTATACAATATTTTATAGATGAAAATTTGTTAGAACAAGAAAGTTAGAGGTGCGAAACTCATAATAATCTGTTAAAAAACTCGTTTTTAAGATAAAATTTCTAAAAAACGAGTTTTATTGCTTTTTTATTGATAAGAAATATTTAATTTTAACATCTGAAAAATAACCTGAAAAGTGCGTAACAAATTTATTCCTATTATATCTATTTTGATGACGATTTCTCTGTTGGTGTTCGTCAGTTTTCAATTTTATTGGCTTAAGGAATATTACAGTTCTATTGAAGAAGAATTCGCAGGCAAGGTACAGAAAGTTTTGGAACGCTCCACGCAAGATATTTCTAATATTGAAATAGATAAGTATTTAAAGGAATATGAAGGCTTCCAAGCATCTATAAA
This Riemerella anatipestifer DNA region includes the following protein-coding sequences:
- a CDS encoding M1 family metallopeptidase, with protein sequence MKKYFFLSLSLFLTSLGYAQKGKYYQQHASYNMDIDVDVNNYTYHGKQSVTYTNNSPDELKEVYFHLYWNAFKPNSMMDERVRNQGDNADKRLVEKNKAGKIVSRLASIPEGKEGNQKVNWIKQNGKELQFEIQGTIMKVYLNQSIKPNSTTTFTMDWDANIPYQIRRAGRQNREGIEMTMTQWYPKLAEYDYDGWATFDYIGREFHAPFSDYNINIKIDPSYVIGAGGTLTNPTEVKGYSLQSKPKTDANGKATWNWTAKNILDFAWAADPDYSVEEFIVPDGPKVYFVYQKNEKTEYWKQAKPYVNKFFQIMNANFGRYVYPSYSFVQGGDGGMEYGMCTMILGEAKSLESLVGLMAHEGAHSWYQHMLATNESTTPWLDEGFTSYAEDFAMYQLFPPKEAWPNPFVGALEGYRKFVKTGKEEPAVWFADHHDDGTAYSVASYTKGELFLVQLGYIMGEDLLKTTLLKYYDEWHLKHPTDRDFLHIAQKISGMDLKWFKHYWINTTKTIDYAIKEVKYNTNSTTITLVNKGGVPMPIDFGVLTKDKKITSYHIPLNMMRTPKKSDFLGNFTTLDYWNWTSLEYTFEIPFTKEQISVLGIDFSQRLADVNPEDNFLEVK
- a CDS encoding type III pantothenate kinase, which codes for MKTIVVNIGNTNIRFGLFNNEECSLSWVINTKPYRTKDELFVQFLMHYQSYDIKPEEIDQLIIGSVVPQMTNDIVRALEKIHHLKPILVDRNTPSEVKPKSKQMGTDIYANLVAAHHLYPNKSKIIFDFGTALTASCISHSGETLGAIIAPGIITSLKSLIQDTAQLLEIELQAPKSVLGLDTVSCMQSGMVYGYLGMVEGFIERINREIGEETFVIATGGVSHVYKPLSDKIHIADRLHTLKGLYFLGKALS